One part of the Candidatus Hydrogenedentota bacterium genome encodes these proteins:
- a CDS encoding peptidase: GECAYQYCGRGGLSWAIPYCAGVLALGWQLRPDLTPAQMHDLLYRSAYVNGDGQQFINPPEFIRLVKEMP, from the coding sequence AAGGCGAATGCGCCTACCAATACTGCGGGCGCGGCGGTCTCAGTTGGGCCATCCCGTATTGTGCGGGCGTGCTCGCACTCGGCTGGCAACTGCGCCCCGACCTAACCCCTGCCCAAATGCACGACCTTCTCTATCGCTCCGCGTATGTTAACGGCGACGGCCAGCAGTTTATCAACCCGCCTGAATTCATCCGCCTTGTGAAGGAAATGCCCTAG